In Nostoc sp. GT001, a genomic segment contains:
- the bchB gene encoding ferredoxin:protochlorophyllide reductase (ATP-dependent) subunit B — MKLAYWMYAGPAHIGTLRIASSFKNVHAIMHAPIGDDYFNVMRSMLSRERDFTPVTTSVVDRNVLARGSQEKVVDNIVRKDAEEHPDLIVLTPTCTSSILQEDLHNFVERAQLEAKGDVMLADVNHYRYNELQAADRTLDQIVQYYIEKARKRGELAEGKTAKPSVNIIGTTTLGFHNNHDCTELKRLMADLGIEVNTLIPEGASVNDLKKMSQAWFNLVPYRELGLTTARYLEEQFGTPYIDITPMGVVETARCIRKIQQVINAQGAEVDYENFINEQTLHVSQAAWFSRSIDCQNLTGKKAVVFGDNTHAAAITKILAREMGIHVVWAGTYCKYDADWFREQVSEYCDEVLISEDHGEIGDAIARVEPSAIFGTQMERHVGKRLDIPCGVIAAPIHVQNFPIGYKPFMGYEGTNQITDLIYNSFTLGMEDHLLEIFGGHDTKEVITRGISADSDLNWTKDGQAELNKIPGFVRGKVKRNTEKFARDRGFKEINAEVLYAAKEAVGA, encoded by the coding sequence ATGAAATTGGCTTACTGGATGTATGCTGGCCCAGCCCACATCGGCACTCTGCGAATCGCTAGTTCTTTTAAAAATGTTCATGCGATCATGCACGCCCCCATTGGCGATGACTACTTTAACGTCATGCGCTCTATGCTATCGCGGGAGAGGGATTTTACTCCGGTGACAACCAGTGTCGTCGATCGCAACGTTTTGGCACGCGGCTCCCAAGAAAAGGTAGTAGATAACATCGTCCGCAAGGATGCCGAAGAACACCCAGATTTGATTGTGTTAACTCCCACCTGCACCTCCAGCATTTTGCAAGAGGATTTGCACAATTTTGTCGAACGGGCGCAGTTGGAAGCGAAAGGAGATGTAATGCTGGCGGATGTGAACCATTACCGCTACAATGAACTACAAGCCGCCGATCGCACTTTGGATCAAATCGTCCAATACTACATTGAAAAAGCTCGGAAGCGCGGCGAATTGGCTGAGGGGAAAACAGCAAAACCCTCGGTTAACATTATCGGTACTACCACCCTCGGTTTCCACAATAATCACGACTGCACCGAACTCAAACGCCTGATGGCTGACTTGGGAATTGAGGTAAATACCTTAATTCCTGAAGGTGCTTCGGTAAATGACTTGAAAAAGATGTCCCAAGCCTGGTTTAACTTGGTGCCTTACCGCGAACTCGGTTTGACTACAGCTCGTTACCTGGAAGAACAATTTGGCACACCTTATATAGACATTACTCCAATGGGTGTAGTGGAAACTGCCCGTTGTATTCGTAAGATTCAGCAGGTAATTAACGCTCAAGGTGCAGAAGTTGACTATGAAAACTTCATCAATGAGCAAACCCTCCATGTCTCTCAGGCTGCTTGGTTCTCCCGTTCGATTGACTGTCAAAACTTGACTGGCAAAAAAGCTGTGGTTTTTGGTGACAACACCCACGCCGCCGCTATTACCAAGATTCTGGCGCGAGAAATGGGGATTCATGTTGTTTGGGCTGGTACTTATTGTAAATATGATGCCGATTGGTTCCGCGAACAAGTTAGCGAGTATTGCGATGAAGTGCTAATTTCTGAAGATCATGGGGAAATTGGGGATGCGATCGCTCGTGTCGAACCCTCTGCCATTTTCGGCACGCAAATGGAACGCCACGTTGGTAAACGCTTAGATATTCCCTGTGGCGTAATTGCTGCACCAATCCACGTCCAAAACTTCCCCATTGGTTACAAACCATTTATGGGTTATGAAGGGACGAATCAGATTACAGATTTGATCTACAATTCCTTCACTTTGGGAATGGAAGATCACCTGTTAGAAATCTTCGGTGGTCATGATACCAAAGAAGTTATTACTAGAGGAATTTCTGCTGATTCTGATTTGAATTGGACAAAAGATGGTCAAGCAGAATTGAATAAGATTCCGGGATTTGTTCGCGGCAAAGTGAAGCGTAATACTGAAAAATTTGCGCGCGATCGCGGTTTCAAAGAAATCAATGCTGAGGTGTTGTACGCCGCGAAGGAAGCTGTTGGGGCGTAG
- a CDS encoding aminotransferase class I/II-fold pyridoxal phosphate-dependent enzyme gives MKFNTIPTTDEQKSVIKFNKSFKTPDAIPQEGIEQAIKLMQKGRLYRYNFSDDLSNYSNYDELNDQDDQLATEVAKLEYEFSLYTKHKYVIAVNSCGSAIFLALKAGGVKYGDKVLTNGFTFTAVPSSIVHAGGVPIYVECNSAYLIDIEDLKRKIKDHPDAKFFVLSHMRGHISDLDTIQNICEEAGIYLIEDCAHSLGAEWDGKIVGYHGAIACFSTQSYKLLNSGEGGLIATNNKELAAYCILAAGSYEKLYKKHLARPLDDNIFEKLKPYVPNFSLRMNNLTASVLRPQIKFLENKISQNRQKYDRLVEILNSVRNIYIPLPLEQVKPAPDSLQFNLLGLTSAQVDKFVQQTSKRGVAIQIFGRDDNSRYYKNWQYSFTELPNLEKTESIISSACDIRLPSTFDFDDLNLIGYIIKDVIYKILREDNRQDYPNGLTDYFENIEEVRGKYDNWVSFYDQEHYDNGWTILLNHVAYTLISYLKKDDLILDIGCGTGLLGRELSSYGSKNLQGLDISQQSLDILKDLDIYKALHLEELGSTLSFADNTFDALVSTGVFTRNQVPLESFEELIRILKPGGIFAVVLRIEDDEFYYKPIKNYCAINMWQEILKTRISVLQSCNHELVILRKQNIL, from the coding sequence ATGAAATTTAATACTATCCCAACAACAGACGAACAAAAATCAGTGATTAAATTTAATAAAAGCTTTAAAACTCCTGACGCAATTCCTCAAGAAGGTATTGAACAAGCAATAAAATTGATGCAAAAGGGAAGACTTTATCGTTATAATTTTTCAGATGATTTGAGCAATTATAGTAATTATGATGAATTAAACGATCAAGATGATCAATTGGCAACTGAAGTAGCAAAGCTGGAATATGAGTTTAGTCTTTACACGAAACACAAGTATGTTATTGCAGTTAATTCATGTGGGAGTGCTATCTTTTTAGCCCTGAAAGCAGGTGGGGTCAAGTATGGAGATAAAGTATTAACTAATGGTTTTACTTTTACAGCAGTTCCTAGTAGTATTGTTCATGCTGGTGGAGTCCCTATTTACGTGGAGTGTAACTCTGCATATCTAATTGATATTGAAGATTTAAAACGTAAGATAAAAGATCATCCAGACGCAAAGTTTTTTGTTTTGTCCCATATGCGAGGACATATATCAGATTTAGATACTATTCAGAATATTTGTGAAGAAGCGGGAATTTATTTAATAGAAGATTGCGCTCATAGTCTAGGTGCGGAATGGGATGGAAAAATAGTAGGATATCATGGGGCAATTGCTTGCTTTAGTACCCAAAGTTATAAATTACTTAACTCTGGTGAAGGTGGATTGATTGCCACCAATAACAAAGAATTGGCAGCTTATTGTATTCTGGCAGCTGGTTCTTACGAAAAATTATATAAGAAACATCTTGCTCGTCCATTGGATGACAATATATTTGAAAAACTGAAGCCTTATGTTCCCAATTTCAGTTTGAGAATGAATAACCTAACTGCTTCTGTCTTAAGACCTCAAATAAAATTTTTAGAAAACAAAATATCTCAAAACAGACAAAAGTATGATCGGTTAGTAGAAATTCTTAATTCTGTCAGGAATATTTATATTCCCTTGCCTTTAGAACAAGTTAAGCCTGCGCCTGACAGTTTGCAATTTAATCTTTTGGGATTAACTTCAGCACAGGTCGATAAATTTGTTCAACAAACTAGCAAGAGGGGTGTTGCAATCCAAATTTTTGGAAGAGACGATAATTCTCGCTATTACAAAAACTGGCAATACTCATTTACAGAACTACCCAATCTAGAGAAAACTGAATCTATTATTTCTTCGGCTTGCGATATCAGATTGCCATCAACTTTTGATTTCGATGATCTCAATTTAATAGGCTATATTATCAAAGATGTTATCTATAAAATACTGAGAGAAGATAATCGTCAAGATTATCCAAATGGATTAACAGACTACTTTGAAAATATCGAAGAAGTAAGAGGAAAATATGATAATTGGGTATCATTTTATGACCAGGAACATTACGATAACGGTTGGACGATTTTACTCAACCATGTTGCTTACACTTTAATATCATATTTAAAGAAAGACGATTTAATTTTAGACATTGGATGTGGTACAGGTTTATTAGGTCGAGAACTCAGTTCTTACGGTTCAAAAAATCTCCAAGGTCTTGATATTAGCCAACAGTCTTTAGACATATTAAAAGACCTAGATATATACAAAGCTTTGCATCTGGAAGAGTTGGGTAGCACTCTTTCTTTTGCTGATAATACGTTTGATGCTTTAGTATCAACTGGGGTTTTTACTCGCAATCAAGTTCCTTTAGAAAGCTTTGAAGAACTGATTCGGATTCTCAAGCCAGGTGGTATTTTTGCTGTTGTTCTCAGAATAGAAGATGATGAGTTTTATTACAAACCTATCAAAAATTATTGTGCAATAAATATGTGGCAAGAAATTTTAAAAACAAGAATCAGTGTATTACAAAGCTGTAACCACGAACTAGTGATTTTGCGGAAGCAGAATATTTTGTAG
- the egtD gene encoding L-histidine N(alpha)-methyltransferase — translation MLATSLKILNEHYQALNNEGEDVIQGLIQSPKTLPPKYFYDDYGSELFEQICELPEYYPTRTEAWILHQYADEIAQITGACELVELGSGSSTKTLFLLDAYQKNANYCRYVPIDVSHGILKSTVLKLQQKYSNLFVEGLIGTYEQALTKLETTLASSRMIFFLGSSLGNFNPRECDKFLSQITRALQAGDYFLLGIDLQKPKEILEPAYNDSQGVTAAFNLNVLSHLNWRFQGNFDLNLFTHQAIYNQSDAQIEMYLHCQKTHEVSLQALELQVCFADGESIITEISRKFDLVNMQKQLETHGLKTVKVWIDPRQWFGLILCQA, via the coding sequence ATGCTAGCAACATCTCTCAAAATTCTTAATGAGCATTATCAAGCTCTAAACAATGAAGGTGAAGATGTAATTCAAGGATTAATTCAAAGTCCTAAAACCTTACCCCCTAAATACTTTTACGATGATTACGGCTCAGAACTCTTTGAACAAATATGTGAATTACCAGAATATTATCCAACACGAACAGAAGCATGGATTTTGCACCAATATGCTGATGAAATAGCTCAGATAACAGGTGCTTGCGAACTGGTAGAATTAGGGAGTGGCAGTTCTACAAAAACTCTATTTTTGCTAGATGCTTACCAAAAAAATGCCAATTACTGTAGATATGTACCCATCGATGTAAGTCATGGAATCCTTAAATCTACCGTACTAAAACTACAACAAAAATATTCAAATTTATTTGTTGAGGGATTAATAGGAACCTACGAACAAGCCTTGACGAAGCTAGAAACAACACTTGCATCATCACGGATGATTTTTTTCTTGGGCAGTTCTCTTGGTAATTTTAACCCACGAGAATGTGATAAATTTTTAAGCCAAATTACCAGGGCTTTACAAGCAGGTGACTACTTCCTTTTAGGAATTGATTTACAAAAACCGAAGGAAATTTTAGAGCCAGCTTATAACGATAGTCAGGGAGTAACAGCTGCTTTTAACTTAAATGTGCTTTCCCATTTAAATTGGCGTTTCCAAGGTAATTTTGATCTCAATTTATTCACTCACCAAGCTATTTATAATCAAAGTGATGCCCAAATTGAGATGTATCTACATTGTCAAAAGACTCATGAGGTATCTCTACAAGCCCTAGAATTACAAGTTTGCTTTGCAGACGGAGAGAGCATTATCACCGAAATTTCTCGTAAGTTTGATTTAGTAAATATGCAAAAACAACTGGAGACACACGGACTGAAGACCGTGAAAGTTTGGATAGATCCCAGGCAGTGGTTTGGGCTAATTCTTTGTCAAGCTTAA
- a CDS encoding IS4 family transposase, which yields MKLKNFTDLNAWAVEQWGDAELGDTRRTQRAIAIGAAIAANPQGSLPDMMQGWNEIRAAYRLFAEDDVTHKALIQPHITETKQSATEIKSNVVLFIQDTTELDYTHHRQVKGLGHIGDGKGRGMMLHTCLAVVPLPLNPQILGLAGQIPWLRSQKKDNDNTLVEALPELLRTDGEGEIWAEMVESIGTAPTPQTGSIWVSVGDRGSDIFSYLRRAKALYWHCLVRVTQNRVITKPDATKGYLKAFARSLQPMAEKTVVLRGRNGEPKRQVNLQVAWSQLTIQPPAIGCERKQQLIDGWCIRCWEPEGDLEWILFTTVAVNAREDALMQLDWYATRWLIEEYHKCLKTGCAVEKRQLESASSLVRLLGFFAIVSVRLLQLRQLSRSNSQLKAHEYIPTIMLKVLVARLGLTNCELTLGEFFLAIARLGGFLGRKSDGLPGWQTLWRGWLRLQDMCWAADFITQSV from the coding sequence ATGAAGTTGAAAAATTTCACAGACCTCAATGCTTGGGCAGTTGAGCAATGGGGAGATGCCGAATTAGGGGATACTCGTCGTACGCAAAGAGCGATCGCTATCGGTGCAGCCATAGCTGCCAACCCGCAAGGGAGTTTACCAGATATGATGCAAGGCTGGAATGAAATTCGTGCTGCGTACCGATTATTTGCGGAAGACGATGTAACTCATAAGGCATTAATTCAACCTCACATCACGGAGACGAAACAAAGCGCAACTGAAATAAAATCCAATGTTGTTTTATTCATCCAAGACACAACAGAACTAGATTATACTCATCATCGGCAAGTTAAGGGATTAGGGCATATTGGAGATGGCAAAGGTAGAGGAATGATGCTACACACGTGTTTAGCAGTAGTACCGTTACCTTTGAATCCACAAATTTTGGGATTGGCAGGACAAATACCTTGGCTGCGTAGTCAAAAAAAGGACAATGACAACACGTTGGTGGAAGCGCTACCAGAACTATTGAGAACAGATGGTGAAGGGGAAATTTGGGCAGAGATGGTGGAATCCATCGGCACTGCACCAACACCACAAACTGGGTCAATTTGGGTAAGTGTCGGAGACAGGGGGAGTGATATTTTTTCTTACCTTCGACGAGCCAAAGCTTTGTACTGGCACTGCTTAGTACGAGTCACTCAAAACCGAGTGATTACTAAACCTGATGCCACCAAAGGGTATCTCAAGGCATTTGCTCGTTCTTTACAACCAATGGCGGAGAAAACTGTTGTTTTGCGTGGGCGCAACGGAGAACCCAAACGTCAAGTTAACTTACAAGTAGCTTGGTCTCAATTGACAATTCAACCCCCAGCAATTGGCTGTGAAAGAAAACAACAGCTAATAGATGGTTGGTGTATTCGTTGTTGGGAACCAGAAGGAGATTTAGAATGGATTCTATTTACCACTGTTGCTGTAAATGCTCGTGAGGATGCCCTCATGCAACTAGATTGGTATGCTACACGTTGGTTAATTGAAGAGTATCATAAGTGTCTCAAAACTGGTTGTGCTGTAGAAAAACGTCAATTGGAGTCAGCTTCATCACTGGTAAGGTTACTTGGCTTTTTTGCTATAGTTTCAGTCAGATTATTACAGTTACGCCAACTTAGTCGCAGCAATTCCCAACTGAAGGCACACGAGTACATACCTACAATTATGTTAAAAGTCTTAGTTGCTCGTCTTGGGTTGACAAATTGTGAGTTGACTTTGGGTGAATTCTTTTTAGCGATCGCTCGTTTGGGTGGTTTTCTTGGCCGCAAATCCGATGGTCTACCTGGTTGGCAGACCTTATGGCGAGGCTGGTTGCGATTACAGGATATGTGTTGGGCTGCTGATTTTATCACCCAGTCAGTTTAA
- a CDS encoding plasmid replication protein, CyRepA1 family, giving the protein MHLHYLHPQHLEELVKSSGIDLHLVHLNFRSLQGVTAYEYLLISELLPRTNTGMVKAGWLQRYAHITEGGWWCSGLDPLNNWQMMEWGCFKPNQPRQNHNGKSIKYEHPPSTPTRVFCLRVTLQVWQQVAGRYNLVMPDNITITPDGEARGFWQWVMQQNIPLIICEGVKKAATLLTQGYVAIAIPGITSGYRVVKDEFGKVTRRQLIPDLAAFAITKRSFYICFDFETQSKTIAAVNNAISQLGCLFQQKNCPVKVIELPGIEKGVDEFIVAKGANSFDKVYRQSVDLEIYLAQTKPHTELSLPAALTFNRPYIGEIPFPTSGLVGVKSAKGTGKTTALQGVVQQAKSRNQPVLLITHRILLGRFLCEKIGIQWGTHKEDGDKKINKTLTPAPPILRSLFPPQSLGLCVDSIWKLNPENWRGAIVILDEVEQSLWHLLNSNTCKHKRVKILKLFQQLIATVLTSGGLVIAQDADLSDVSLEYLQGLAGIKLTPWVVLNQWKPQQGWDITFYDSPNPTPLIHQLELDLLAGRKCYVTTDSRAGRYSCETIERYLKERLQKLRRQFPKTLVVSSHTTNTPGHAAVDFIAAINQKISEYDGVFVTPSLGTGISIDVQHFDRVYGIFQGVIPDSEARQALARVRDDVPRVVWCAKRGIGLIGSGSTNYRLLSDWYQENQKENLALLSPLHKIDVDLPLVYDPIHLRTWAKLSARVNASIRLYRQSMQDGLIADGHQIQVRSNAVHNNIIRDLRLAFLATDADDLATRKRLILEIVKVQKDWAQSRQKAKEIKRKIKEIKQQNQLSVASAVANAKDIDYVEYEQLLVKHSLTDGERNQINKYVLRQRYGVEITPWLKLQDEQGYYRQLLIHYYLTHESEYFHVRDEQEWHQQLSWGEGKVFLPDLKTYTLKVEAMRALGMLQFLEEKREFNENDTDLILLKNIAFQHSKHIKRALGINLVGEKEQVSAIKILGRLLNLLGLKLKRVNEVYQIDLETLYDGREKIFAVWHQRDELMLAHVKSVGYELPDYSSDWKFEIMQTKSEKANQMVSMPTLPLSAI; this is encoded by the coding sequence ATGCATCTGCACTATTTACACCCCCAACACCTTGAAGAATTAGTCAAGAGTAGTGGTATAGACTTACACTTAGTGCATCTCAATTTTAGGTCGCTCCAAGGTGTAACAGCTTATGAGTACCTGTTGATTTCTGAGCTACTCCCCCGCACCAATACCGGAATGGTGAAAGCCGGATGGTTACAGCGTTATGCTCACATCACAGAAGGTGGTTGGTGGTGTTCTGGACTAGACCCTCTGAATAATTGGCAAATGATGGAATGGGGATGCTTTAAGCCAAACCAACCCCGACAAAACCACAATGGCAAATCCATCAAGTACGAGCATCCCCCCAGCACACCAACGCGGGTGTTTTGTTTGCGGGTAACGTTGCAAGTGTGGCAGCAAGTCGCTGGGCGTTACAATCTGGTCATGCCCGACAATATCACCATTACTCCTGATGGCGAAGCTAGAGGCTTTTGGCAATGGGTGATGCAACAGAACATTCCCCTCATTATCTGCGAGGGTGTGAAGAAAGCAGCTACGTTGTTGACGCAAGGATATGTAGCCATTGCCATTCCCGGAATTACCAGTGGTTATCGGGTTGTGAAAGATGAATTTGGTAAAGTTACCCGTCGTCAGCTAATTCCCGATTTAGCTGCGTTTGCAATTACAAAGCGCAGTTTTTACATTTGCTTTGATTTTGAAACTCAATCCAAGACAATTGCTGCTGTAAATAATGCTATTTCTCAACTTGGCTGTTTATTCCAACAAAAAAATTGCCCTGTAAAAGTCATCGAACTTCCAGGAATAGAAAAAGGAGTTGATGAGTTTATTGTTGCTAAGGGTGCAAATAGTTTCGATAAAGTTTATCGCCAAAGTGTTGATTTAGAAATTTATCTTGCTCAAACCAAACCCCACACCGAGTTAAGCCTTCCTGCGGCACTTACCTTCAACCGTCCTTATATAGGTGAGATACCTTTCCCCACCTCTGGATTAGTAGGAGTCAAATCAGCGAAAGGAACGGGGAAAACTACGGCATTACAAGGCGTTGTTCAACAAGCAAAAAGTAGAAATCAACCCGTTTTGTTAATTACTCACAGAATCCTACTTGGACGATTCTTATGTGAAAAAATTGGTATTCAATGGGGAACGCATAAAGAAGATGGCGACAAAAAGATTAATAAAACACTTACCCCTGCTCCTCCTATCCTCCGCTCTCTCTTTCCTCCGCAATCCCTAGGATTGTGTGTTGATTCTATTTGGAAACTTAACCCGGAAAATTGGCGCGGGGCAATAGTAATTTTAGATGAAGTGGAGCAATCTTTATGGCATCTGTTAAATAGTAATACTTGTAAGCATAAGCGGGTAAAAATCTTAAAACTATTCCAGCAACTTATTGCAACAGTTTTAACTAGTGGGGGATTGGTAATTGCCCAAGATGCTGATTTATCAGATGTTTCACTTGAATATTTGCAGGGATTGGCAGGAATTAAATTAACACCTTGGGTAGTTCTCAATCAGTGGAAGCCTCAACAAGGTTGGGATATAACTTTTTATGATTCACCGAACCCAACACCGCTAATTCACCAACTAGAATTGGATTTACTCGCTGGACGTAAATGTTATGTTACTACCGATAGTCGGGCTGGGCGTTATAGTTGTGAAACAATTGAACGTTATCTGAAAGAACGGCTACAAAAATTACGGCGACAATTTCCTAAAACTCTAGTAGTTAGTAGTCACACTACAAACACACCTGGACACGCAGCAGTTGATTTTATTGCAGCTATTAACCAAAAAATCTCTGAATATGACGGCGTTTTTGTTACCCCTAGTCTTGGTACAGGAATTAGTATTGATGTCCAACATTTCGACCGGGTTTATGGCATTTTTCAAGGGGTAATTCCTGACTCGGAAGCAAGACAAGCGTTAGCAAGAGTCCGGGATGATGTACCGCGTGTTGTCTGGTGTGCTAAACGAGGTATTGGTCTAATTGGTAGTGGGAGTACAAATTATCGCTTGTTATCTGATTGGTATCAAGAAAATCAAAAAGAAAACTTAGCTTTGCTGAGTCCCCTACATAAAATAGATGTGGATTTACCCTTAGTTTATGACCCAATTCATTTGCGAACTTGGGCAAAGTTATCTGCAAGGGTAAATGCTTCTATTCGCCTTTACCGACAATCAATGCAAGATGGTTTGATTGCTGATGGGCATCAAATTCAGGTGCGGAGTAATGCCGTTCACAATAATATTATTCGAGATTTACGTCTGGCATTTTTGGCAACTGATGCCGATGATTTAGCTACCCGCAAAAGGTTAATTTTAGAAATTGTTAAAGTTCAAAAAGATTGGGCACAAAGCCGTCAAAAAGCTAAAGAAATTAAACGTAAAATTAAAGAAATTAAGCAGCAGAATCAATTATCGGTAGCATCTGCTGTAGCTAATGCTAAAGATATTGATTATGTGGAGTATGAGCAGTTATTAGTTAAGCATTCCCTAACGGATGGAGAACGCAACCAAATTAATAAATATGTTCTTAGACAAAGATATGGTGTAGAAATTACTCCTTGGCTGAAATTGCAGGATGAACAAGGATATTATCGTCAGTTATTAATCCACTATTATTTAACTCACGAAAGCGAATATTTTCACGTTAGAGATGAGCAAGAGTGGCATCAGCAATTGTCTTGGGGTGAAGGGAAAGTTTTTCTCCCAGATTTAAAAACTTATACGCTCAAGGTTGAAGCTATGAGAGCTTTAGGAATGCTTCAGTTTCTCGAAGAAAAACGCGAATTTAATGAAAACGACACAGATTTGATATTGCTGAAAAATATTGCTTTCCAGCATAGTAAGCATATTAAAAGAGCGCTTGGTATTAATTTAGTCGGTGAGAAAGAGCAGGTTTCAGCAATAAAAATACTCGGTCGACTGTTAAATTTGTTGGGTTTGAAGCTGAAACGAGTTAATGAGGTTTATCAAATTGATTTAGAAACTCTATATGATGGCAGGGAGAAAATATTTGCTGTTTGGCATCAACGAGATGAGTTAATGTTGGCTCATGTTAAGAGTGTTGGTTATGAATTGCCTGATTATTCTTCAGACTGGAAGTTTGAAATTATGCAAACGAAGTCTGAAAAGGCTAACCAGATGGTGTCTATGCCTACTCTTCCGTTATCAGCGATATAG
- a CDS encoding mechanosensitive ion channel domain-containing protein translates to MEALWNTLKNINYSGIPVAKIAAVIVILTLTQLLRRFFVGVVIKSIERFTSKTKSTLDDEFIIVIKPSLSWLIQIGAFWLIKEILAENLGTELSQTIGRTLNLIVVFIVAYIVYRSSSILGQLIANVVLHTETELDELLRPLMPKIFQSAAIIVLAIKVSEIFLGQSAAALVGLLGGAGITLGLLLKDIVYDWFCTLIIYSDNLYREGDWVGVSGVDGFVQVLNIGFRTTTLHITKWGSIMKMPNSKMISGVVENWSQNPGKELIWGINLILKIDGVSAQQTAKICDAIQEMPKIIPGFAPSCTVRFKKIENNARVIEVMAFVNDDNLYFDAEKNLNLAILELLQKEGIDFFYVELETSPEKFKQSMAGSNN, encoded by the coding sequence ATGGAAGCACTTTGGAACACGCTGAAAAATATCAACTACTCTGGCATACCCGTTGCCAAAATTGCTGCTGTTATCGTTATCCTAACGCTAACACAGTTGTTGAGACGATTTTTTGTTGGGGTCGTTATTAAGAGCATTGAGCGTTTTACTAGCAAAACCAAAAGTACACTTGATGATGAATTTATAATAGTCATCAAGCCTTCTTTAAGTTGGCTGATTCAGATTGGTGCATTTTGGCTAATTAAAGAAATTCTGGCAGAGAATTTAGGGACTGAACTAAGCCAAACAATTGGTAGGACACTCAACTTAATAGTTGTGTTTATAGTTGCATACATTGTTTACCGAAGCTCTTCTATTTTGGGTCAGTTAATAGCCAACGTAGTGCTACATACTGAAACTGAGCTTGATGAATTGCTCAGACCTTTGATGCCGAAGATTTTTCAATCAGCAGCAATTATTGTACTGGCAATCAAGGTAAGTGAGATATTTTTAGGACAATCGGCAGCTGCATTGGTTGGTCTATTAGGTGGTGCTGGTATCACTTTAGGTTTGCTGTTAAAGGATATTGTCTATGACTGGTTTTGTACATTGATTATCTACTCAGATAATCTCTATCGAGAAGGTGACTGGGTGGGAGTATCAGGAGTAGATGGTTTTGTACAGGTACTCAATATTGGATTCAGAACCACAACCCTGCATATAACTAAGTGGGGTTCAATTATGAAAATGCCCAATTCTAAAATGATTTCTGGAGTAGTTGAAAATTGGTCACAAAATCCTGGCAAAGAATTAATATGGGGAATTAATTTAATTTTGAAAATTGATGGTGTCTCAGCACAGCAAACTGCCAAAATTTGTGATGCTATTCAAGAAATGCCTAAAATTATTCCTGGTTTTGCTCCATCATGTACGGTTCGGTTTAAAAAAATTGAAAATAATGCCCGTGTCATTGAAGTGATGGCATTCGTGAATGATGATAATCTCTATTTTGATGCTGAGAAAAACTTAAATCTAGCAATATTAGAATTGCTACAAAAAGAGGGAATTGATTTCTTCTATGTGGAATTAGAAACCAGCCCGGAAAAGTTTAAACAGAGTATGGCAGGCAGTAATAATTGA